The Pirellulales bacterium genome contains a region encoding:
- a CDS encoding sigma-70 family RNA polymerase sigma factor gives MAVTLRQAMQTTSISLLRRLQHAGTDQDWRRFVGLYTPLLFHWVRQTGLRPPDDADLVQDVFALLVEKLPLFDYDAKQSFRGWLQTVVRNKVRDRLRRKSLPQEHNPAELAKAVDAMGEPDGGEREHQMFLAATALRIMRSEFHETTWKACWEFVVGGRPAAEIAAELGISENGVYVAKCRVMRRLRKELAGMLD, from the coding sequence GTGGCAGTCACTTTACGGCAAGCGATGCAAACCACTTCCATCAGCCTCTTGCGGCGGCTTCAGCACGCGGGCACCGACCAAGATTGGCGGCGCTTCGTCGGTCTCTATACGCCGTTGTTGTTTCACTGGGTCCGCCAGACAGGCCTACGACCGCCCGACGACGCCGACCTGGTGCAGGACGTCTTCGCACTGCTTGTCGAAAAGCTGCCGCTGTTCGACTACGATGCCAAACAGAGTTTCCGGGGTTGGCTGCAGACCGTCGTGCGCAATAAAGTTCGCGACCGGCTACGGCGAAAATCGCTGCCCCAGGAGCACAACCCGGCCGAATTGGCGAAAGCGGTTGATGCGATGGGCGAGCCCGACGGTGGGGAGCGCGAACATCAGATGTTTTTGGCGGCCACGGCCTTGAGAATTATGAGATCGGAATTTCACGAAACGACCTGGAAAGCGTGCTGGGAGTTTGTGGTCGGCGGCCGTCCCGCGGCGGAAATCGCCGCCGAATTGGGCATCAGCGAGAATGGGGTTTACGTCGCCAAGTGCCGTGTGATGCGGCGTTTACGGAAAGAACTGGCGGGCATGCTCGACTAA